CTGCCAACGCCTCGTAGCGGGCCCCGGCGCGGGAGTTGGCGACAAATTCACGGTTCCACTCGTGTAGCTTGGCCAGGTCGGCGGTGCCCGAACTGGTCAGGGCACGTACAAGGTTCATCGCGGCACCCGAGTTGGCGTAGGCACGCACCATGCGGGACGGATCGTGGCGCCGTTCCTCTTCGGTGGCGCCGATGCCGTTGACGAGGTCGCCGCGGTAGTTCAACAGCCCGTTGGAGTCGCGGTCCGCGGACCGCGGCTTCGAGTACTGACCGGCAATACGCGCCATCTTCACGACAGGGGTGGAGGCACCGTACGTCAACACCACGGCCATCTGCAGCAGAGTCTTGACGTTGCCGCGGATGTGTGGCTCGGTGTTGGACTCGAACGTCTCCGCACAGTCGCCCCCCTGCAGCAGGAACGCCTTGCCCCGCGCAACATCTGCGAGCTGCGTCTTGAGGCGGCGGATCTCCGGAGCCACGACGATCGGCGGCACCGACTCCAGGATCTTGCGCACGCGGTCGGCATGGCCCTGATCCCACGACGGCTGCTGCTTCGCGTCGCGTGCGATGGTGTCCTGAAAGACCCGTTCGAGGTCGCCGGGCAGCGGCGGCAGATCAGGAAGCTCTTCGAGAGGTGCGTCAATTGTCCAACCCATGCGCGTCATCTTACGAGACGCCGTGCCCGAATGGTGAACTGCCCTATCTTGACAGGCGGAACTTCACCAGATTCGCACGTGCATCCTCGAGAGCATCGTGTGCCCGCGCCGGCGGATCCGGCAGTTCGGGCCGTCCCGCCGACTCCCACAGCTGCTTGAGCTCACGGGTGAACCGGGGAAGCTCCTGGGGAAGTTGTGTCATGTCACCCCACAACTGCGCCAACGCCACATGATCGTAGGCACCGACCCATGCCCAGAGCTCCGGACGTCGGGATGCCGGCAACCAGTCGCCCTGCCGGTGGCCGGGCACCAGGAAAGTGAACAACCGCGAACGGATCTCGGCCCTGGACATCCACACCGGGTCGGTGCGTGGCGGCAGTAACGGCAAAACGTTGCGGCGCACCCAGTCGCCGGCCTTGCGCTCCTTGAACTCGGTCGAAACCGCGTAGAACTCCCGACCGTCCTCAGCCACTACACCAATCGACACCAAGTCGATGGTCGTGCCGTCTTCGATGAACTCGGTGTCGTAGAAATATCGCACGGCACGTAAGTCTAGACCCGGACCCTCACCCTGCTTTCTTCACGGTCCTTCGTGTCTGCACGGCGCGGCAGTGCCGGTGGGTGCAGAACCCACTTGAGCACCGGCGTCCTACCCACGAGGTAGAAAAGGAAACCAGTCACTGCACAGGTCAACAGACCGGTGATGATCAACGCGTTCGTTCCTCCCAGGAAGCCCCAGAGGACCGGGTCGGATTCGATCAGGGCAGGAACAATACGATTGTTGACGAGATGCAGGGCCGCGTGGTGGGAGACGTAGATCG
The genomic region above belongs to Corynebacterium glyciniphilum AJ 3170 and contains:
- a CDS encoding polyadenylate-specific 3'-exoribonuclease AS; this translates as MRYFYDTEFIEDGTTIDLVSIGVVAEDGREFYAVSTEFKERKAGDWVRRNVLPLLPPRTDPVWMSRAEIRSRLFTFLVPGHRQGDWLPASRRPELWAWVGAYDHVALAQLWGDMTQLPQELPRFTRELKQLWESAGRPELPDPPARAHDALEDARANLVKFRLSR